CCGGCGATGCCCAGAATGTGCGCCTCGCGCTCGACGAACCAGCGGAAACCGACGCCCTGCACGCGTCCGCGGACGATAAGGCGGCGGGCTTCGATGGGTTTCTCGCTGGCGGTCATTCTGGAAGAAACTTCAGATTGACGATTTCAGATTGCAGATTCATGATTTAAGAATGCAAATTGAACATTCCATCCACACGAATGTGTGTCCGGTTTTCAATCTGCAATCTGAAATCTAAAATCTGCAATCGACGATCGCCTTACGCTCTGGACAGATACGCGCCTTCCGACGTGTCCACTTTAATCTTCTCGCCCTCATTGATGAATGGAGGAACCTGCACCACCAGCCCGGTCTCGGTGCGGGCAGCCTTGGTCACGCTTGAAGCGGTCGCGCTCTTCAATCCCGGCTCGGTTTCGACTACGGTCAGGATGACGGTCTGCGGCAGTTCGATCCCGACCGCCTTGCCGTCGAAAAACTCCACTTTGATTTCGAGATTCGCAATCAGGTAATCCACGGCGTCGCCCAGGATTTCCTTACTGAGGTGGGTCTGCTCGTAGTTCGAGGTGTCCATGAAGTAGTAGCTGTCGCCGTCGGCGTAGAGAAACTGCATCTCAACTTCGTCCACGTTGACCTTCTCGATGGGGTCCGGGGAGCGGAAGCGGTGCTCGAACATGGCGCCGGTGCGCAGATTGCGCAGCTTGGCCTGGATAAACGCCCGCAGGTTGCCGGGCGTCCGGTGCTCGACGCTGAAAACGGAATGCAGATCATTGTTGTGCCGAATGATCATGCCCGGACGAAGTTGGGTGGCAGGGATCGACATCGCTTAGAAA
Above is a window of Candidatus Sulfotelmatobacter sp. DNA encoding:
- the efp gene encoding elongation factor P yields the protein MSIPATQLRPGMIIRHNNDLHSVFSVEHRTPGNLRAFIQAKLRNLRTGAMFEHRFRSPDPIEKVNVDEVEMQFLYADGDSYYFMDTSNYEQTHLSKEILGDAVDYLIANLEIKVEFFDGKAVGIELPQTVILTVVETEPGLKSATASSVTKAARTETGLVVQVPPFINEGEKIKVDTSEGAYLSRA